Genomic DNA from Elgaria multicarinata webbii isolate HBS135686 ecotype San Diego chromosome 2, rElgMul1.1.pri, whole genome shotgun sequence:
CATGTATTGATTCTTTGACACATACAGGATTTGAATTATTATAGACCGTTAGAATTCTTAAACTGGATTTTCTCATCTGTACCTTTGTCAATACTAACACTTGCCATTTCATTGTCTGTGTTTTACAGGCTCTGGCACCAGCTGACTCTTCAGGTTCTGGACTTTGTGCAGGACCCGTGTTTTGCCCAAGGAGATGGACTCATCAAGGTAAAATTACATCAGTTTTATCAAATGGCATAGCACTTCTTCTTATGATGTGTTTTGAACATTCTTATTTGCTGAAATTCTTGAAATTGTCGTAAGTAAAAACCAATCTTCAAAAAAATACCAAGTCAATCAGCTTTCTCAGTActggagaagaagaaataaatgtACATTCCTAGTGTTTTGTGATACAAACATTGCTTGTGATAAGGCATCTTAGATGGCAACTACCTAATGCATAACTTCTCAGGACTTTATGTTCTAATGTATTTACTTGAATGTAAGTTCTGTTCATTTCTGTAAGTTACACCAAGATCCACAGTTCTATTCTTAATTTAGAGGTTAGGGGTTGTACTTCGTAGATATAATGCTAGTACCAGCATTGATGTAAAATGGCATGTAATGTCATTGCAACAAGGTAAACTGCTAGATTATAGTCTATGTTTTGAAGTGGAGCTATGAAGAAGGAAGAATGGATTTAGAGGACTACAGCAAATATGGTCAGTTTTATAGAAAGCAGCTCTTATGAAGAAAAATTTAAGGAACTGGaatatgtttagcttggagaataGAAGACTGAGTGGTGACTTGACAGcattcttcaaatgcttgaaggTCTGTCCcatagaagagggcaaagactTGTTCCTGTCTGCCTCAGAGGACAGGACAAGATCTAATGGGCTTAGGTTACAGGAAATAGACAGTTGCCTTGGGTAGGTCTTCCAAGGACTTCAATCAAAGGTTGGACAGCTATCTGGTGGGGATGCTGTAACCCTGGATTTCTTGCATCAAGCAATGGTTTGGGCTAGATGGCTCCCTACAGGGCACCCTCCAACTCTGGGTTGTGTCCCTATTGCCGACGAAAGGCTcattgatccagcagaggcttaTGTCAGTTCAAGTCTACAAAGAATATATTCAGACTTGAACTTTGTTGGTTATTCAGCTTTTTAATAATTCCTTTGAAAAAATACAATTACATTTTTGGATCACGAAATGGGTATGAAGAACAAAAAGTAAATATTTGGTTCTGAAGACAAACTCTGTTGTGTTTTTAGCTGGACTGTCTTAAAAGGTGGGGTTAGAGCTACTGACAGATACACATTTCCTAAAATACCTTACAACTATGACTGGCCACACATTTCACCAGTATCATTTCTTTTAAGAGCAATTGCATGTCTCAAGTTTTAGAAGAATTTATTATCATTGACAATATTCAATTGTTTGAGCTCTTTTTCTGTGACTGGGGGCTTATTGATTATAGGGAACTTGCATACACACACTAAACATAAGTAGCACTACAAGTTGTTTTTTGTCATCTATAGATTTTGGTAATTGATATGATTAAAAAGTTGAAGACATTTATTATGTTGTAGTTCATCAAATCAGTTCTATTGGTACTGTATCTCCTGCATTGTTGAGTTCACTATATTATGTATGCTGGTTAAGAATTCTTCATCTGTAGGTAGGGGCCCTATATAGTAGTAGTGTAAACTTTCATTAATCAAAATGTCTCTTGCTAAAGTTAGCTGCTTTTTCTTTGATTCACAGCTATATGAGAACTTTATCAGTGAGTTTGAACACaggtaaaacttttaaaatacctaaacattaaaaaaaagccttatattttaaaattattttgttttatagcTTCAGCTATTCATATTCTCTCCTCTTTATTTCAGGGTGAACCCTTTGTCCCTTGTAGAAATCATTCTTCATGTAGTGCGGCAGATGACAGGTAAACTACCTTATTTTCCTCATTGTTATCTTTTCCAGGGTGAATTGATTAAAGATGTTTCCCTGTGGCCAACAACAATAAGGCCTTTGGAACATATCCAAATAATCAACTTCATCCAAGAAAGGCTGGAGTTACACTGCCACCACTTTTTCTGAAATCTTTAAAAAGATTGGAAACTGGCTGGTAGTTGTCTAAGGTGGTGGGATCCAAGCTTCTTCAAAAAGAAGCAAAGGTTTTATATCTGCTTCATTTTAGAAGGGGTGGAACATAATCCGCTTTCAAAGAAACATTTACAGACACCCTTTCCCTATGGGCCAGCCCTCCTCTGGCAGGTCTTACTTGCCAAGATGGTCTGGGGTTTAAAGAACACGTGGTTGGCTTCACTCCTTTCTGCATCCTCAggacaaatgaaatgaaactcaTCCCTCAAAATTTGTACTAGCAGTTGCTTCAATTACTTCATCAGAATCTATCAGTGTGGAGTCTAAATTGGAGTGGAGTGATTCGAGTGAGCTTGCACAATCACTCTCCTCGATGTGGAGAGAAATGGAAAGATCAAACAGCAAATGTAATGTTTATTTGTACATGAGTTCTCCGTTGTCTTTGGGACATTAAACAACAACGTCCTTGAGATCAGAGATCTGGGCAAACACTTGATTTTTCACTCTTCTTCAGAATAGAAAGAGAGAATGTGCTTGAGGCCCCCTGCTTTTGACCAATCCCCAGGGATAATCTCAAAAGGAAAATACCATCTAAACAAGACCTCAGTTCAGAGACTTTTTAAAATAGTGTACAGCAAGAGATTATGTGTATCTTAATGTGATTTCTTGTTTACACCCTTTTAGATCCTAATGTAGCCCTTACTTTTCTGGAAAAGACCCGAGAAAAAGTAAGTTTGTTATCTGACCCTTTCAGGTAAAACTGTATTTAACTCATCTACTAAATCAGCCAAAAATCTATTTTTCATTCTCAAGAAGGGAATGACCCAGGATAGGAATAAAGTCAAACCTGGGACTAAATTAAACTGACACTGCTTGTGCTCTATTTGACAGGCACTAGTTGCATGCCTAGCTGAAAAAATAGCTGTTTTATTCTGTGTAATTTGTATTGTGGTTGCAGGTGAAAAGCAGTGATGAAGCTGTGATTCTATGTAAAACAGCCATTGGTGCTCTGAAATTAAACATTGGTGACCTACAAGTCACAAAGGTGAGACAATATTAATAATTGTGTGTCAATATTAATGCAGCCTTGTCTGCCTATGTTGTATTAGATGGTTTCTGACTTTTTTTGTGCAGCTCTTAGTATCTCTGTTTTCTAGTGCATGTGTGTATTAGTGTTGAATTTGGTGAAAAGACTAAAATCCATTTGATTTTTGTGTTCAGCTTTGCATGTTTCTAGGAATGCCACACTTTAGAAGAGTATTCGCTTTTCTGACAAGTGCATGTTactgaatgtgcaataaaaatgcTTGTGCTTATGGCATGTGGTGTGTTCAGTTCCCTACAGATGGCTGGAGATCACAGCTTTTGCTATTTACTTGAATCCTCTTGTTGGTATAATTCAGTTTCATAACCTAAAGCCCATTTAAAACTGTTCGCTTTTGTTTTGAATGAACAGCTTACATGGTATTCATTCTTTGTATAAATGAATAATGATAAAGAATTTACCACAAGCAAAGAATAGGTAGATGGGAGTTCATAGTGTTTGATTAGTCAGGAAGCTGTTTCCTTTTTCATAATCGTAATCCACTCAGTGGAAAGgagcggaaatgctcatttctggaaggggccaGACACGCCCctttcagaaacaagcatttctgctcattttggcaaTTACCCCCAGAAGTGCGATATTGGACCTGGTCGCAGTAGGGGACAAGAGTTTGCCGCCATTGGTGGCCCTTGGGTGCCAGCAGAAGTCCcccactggatactacccaaagtTACCTACTTAAAGCACTCTGAATCTAAATACTCATGTGCTTATTTCTTGAGCCACtgcagaaattaataccgatttaaaatacaaattcaaaacagcaaagttaaaattagtttgatagactgttaaaatgctgagaaaataaaaaagatcttcgcctggcatctaaaagagtatagtgcaggtgccagacaaacctctttagggagctcatttcacagtcggtgccacagcagagaaggccctcctggtagccacctgcctcacttcctttggcagtggcttacagagaaggacccctgaggatgaccttagggtctgggcaggtacatatgggaggaggtgttccttcagataacctgcccccaagccatttacagttttgaatgttaattcactttgaatcgggcccggacctggtaCAAATCACTTAATCTGATTTGCACCACTCTTTGGAATAGGGGGTTCTTCTGCTTTATTATAAATATTGCAGTTAACTGTTTCCTTGCTGTTggacaaggtttatttatttatttatttatttatttatttattacatttctttaccgcccaatagccggagctctctgggcggttcacaaaaattaaaaccattcaaagtataaaacaacagtataaaaccataatataaaatacaatataaaagctcaaccaggttcTAGAACATGCTTATACTTTTAAGACACCAtgacaataatgataataaagcAGATATGTATAAAATATCTGTGGTGATTTAGAGCTGATATCTCCTCTGTTTTCTTTAGGAGACCATTGAGGAGGTAGAGGAAATGCTGAATAATCTTCCTGGTGTGACATCTGTTCACAGCcgattctatgatctctccagCAAGTATTACCAGACAATTGGGAATCATGCCTCTTATTATAAGGATGCACTAAGGTTCCTGGGCTGTATAGATGTTAAAGATCTGCCAGGTAGTGCTCTCTTTTCTTTCCATGTTGAACATATTGCAACTATTGCGCTTATGGAGATTTGTGTTATATGAGGATAGACCCCTGTCAAGATAGTTGCTGGAACTAGGTGCCGGAAAAGTAGGCCTAGAAGAAGGAAAGATTTAGCTTGCTATTAGTGAAAGATTGTTTATGGTGTAAAATTTTATAGAGGCAGGGCTGAGTatattaggttgcaatcctatgcatatttagacagaaaaaaaggcttacaactcccagcatgctgcagccagcatgggcatgctgggaattgtaggcctttttttaagtctaaacacacataagattgcacccttaagtccTCTCCTGAAGGCTATCTCCGAAGCCTAAAGCTGAGGCAATTTTGGGTAAGACTTCTATTTATGGGATGTGATATTGAATCCGTTTACATCTCTTTTTGTCTCTTAATGACTACAGTTATCTGTTTGTTCATGCAGCTGGCCATCAATCCCCAATTCACATCCCTTTTCCTCTCCTCTCTTACTCTGTTGACAAAGTATCCCAAACCAGTTGAAAATCTGAATCATTAAATTGGAATAAatgtaaaagtgtgcatttttttaaaaaaaaatccaagtagAGGAATTTGGCATTTTTGTGTGTAGAATGCTCacagcttgcttttttttttttttttttggtaacatagGGAGTGTAGTATAATGAATGCTACATTAATAATAGAAAATGTCAGATGTTCCAGTTTCTGATTCAAAATGATACAGATGCCACTCAATGGTGTCTCAGCCATTATGGGGTTGGGAAATTGGGAGATGATTCTAGGACTGTCACTTGAACCACTTTCTTCTTTTTAGTGTCAGACCAACAGGAAAGAGCCTTTACTTTAGGCTTGGCAGGACTCCTGGGTGAAGGAGTCTATAATTTTGGGGAACTGGTAAGTAGAATTTTATTAGTTAAAATGTTGGGAAAAGAGGAAGCTGGCTGCTATATCTCAATGCCATGTCTTATTTCCATTCTCAGCTTATGCACCCAGTACTGGAGTCTGTGAGGGACACTGACAGACAATGGTTGATCGACACACTTTATGCCTTCAACAGTGGTAATGTGGAAAAATTCCAGGCTTTCAAATCAGCATGGGGCCAGCAGGTGGGTACCTGGTGTGATTTGATAGTGTACTGAGCGAGTATTTCAAATAGCTCTAGAAGACTGTCTCTTGACATCTTTTGacacacatatatgtgtgtgtgtgtatatataacatATTTGAATTTTTGCACCGATCCAGTATAATTATTAAATAAGTACAAATTCAAAGAGACTGAAGAGCTCTTACAACAGGTTGAATGAAGACAGTTAGATTCTTCTGTTACGGAGAgacaggcctgcacaacttgtgctCTTCTAAGCCAAACACAACCCACTAAGGTTTCAAACCTCctgtttttgctgcctgcttggGACTATAAAGTTGGAGGGATTGCCAAGCACTCGGCAGGTGACAGTACATAGCTGGTCACCTGTGTTCTGCTTAGAGGGTCACAACTTGCAAGGCCTGTCCTAATTTCAATATAGGACAGTGCAGTTATAGTGAGGCATTATCTAAATAACTCCGGTGGAGTAGGATAGTTACTAATAGTTTCCATTTGTGAAAGCTGTTCACCTGTGAAAATCTTGACATTCATTCCACAGATGAGATGTTGATTCAGTCAGCCTGAATGGTTGCATTGGAAATTAAAACATCTCTATTGAATTGTTTGCAGTGCGTTCATGGCCCAAAAGAAAGACACCtgatcagtgttgttgtttttttctgtgagagggcattttttaaattaaagaaaaTCCAGAATAACATTTTGGAAAGCTGATATTCTGAACTGTCCTGTTTTACAGCCAGATCTGGCTGCAAATGAATCGCTTCTCCTACAGAAGATCCAGCTGCTGTGCCTCATGGAGGTGAGTCCAAAGCCAAGTTAGCACTGCTGCTCCCCACATGTGTCATATGGAATCCTTTTGACCCAATGTATTTCTATGAATTGTGAACTTTGGTCGTGCATTTTCATTCAAGTCTTTTAGTAGATCATTTCTCAAATACATGGTGGCAGGATGTGACTATCCAATTAATTATCCAGTAAGATAGTCAATTTCTAGGACTCTTAGTAGTGCCAAGAATTAATAGACACATCTGTCCATTACCCTGGTGAAACAGCAGGTCCCTTAGGTTGTGCAGCAAAAGAAATGGTCATATTCCCTGTGTTCCATAAAGAGGTAGTCCAAATTTGAGAGCCTACATCTGTGTTCACAATGCCACTTAATAGCCCAGCGGTGCTTGTTATCCTGCCATATACGTGGCCCTGTTTAATCTGACTCTCCTTGTTGCAGTTTCTGTTTTATAGAAGTAGTGAGTTTCCCTTCTGTAAGTGAATCTTAAATTTGAACATTTGTCTTGTCCAAAGCCTCTTTAAGCCACTGTAATGCAAAGGAAATCATGGTGGAGTGTTTTGGAAAGGTTTCTCCTTTGGGATGGCAATCTGTTAATGATATAATTGCAGACAATTGCCCTGGAGAAGCCTAGGTTAGCTTTAACTCTAGTTTTTCTTGACTGCAGATGACCTTCACTCGACCAGCTAACCACAGGCAACTCACTTTTGAGGAGATTGCTAAAAGTGCTAAAGTCACTGTCAATGAGGTGAGTTGCTTTTGGAGCTAATACATGAGGGAACCAAAAGTTCTAGGCTGTGTTTAGTATATTAATTCACTGATTAAAATCTGTGGGGGTGGGCTTCCAATTTTACATGATATTTTCATTTTGAATAACTTGTATTAAATTTGGCTTAGTTACATTTCCAGGCAGGTTTTTACAGACACCGCCTTTTCTGTATTTATGAACTGCTTCATTTTGAATTTTAGCAAGTGCTCAGACCAGTAAGCTGCAAAGTGACTTTCCTGGAAACAACTGGATGTTTCGTCTGAAACTTATAAAGACTCTTCGTTTTCTTTTCCTGCAGGTGGAGCTACTAGTGATGAAAGCACTTTCAGTGGGTTTGGTGAAGGGCAGTATTGATGAAGTGGATAaaagggttcacatgacatgggtCCAACCACGGGTGCTGGATTTACAACAGGTAATCACTGCCGAAATCTCAGTGCAACACCCTTTTTTTCTGCACGTCATGGAAGGTTGTGGAAAAGACAGTTCGGTAGGGTGGAAAGTAGATGGGACTGTTCTTTGATAAAGGCTTTGATTTATTTAAACATCACACTGTTTATGTGTACACCTTGACTTTAAAACAGAAGACTTTATAAGCTCATTTAATTAATGAGCAGGTGGAATGATCATTTTCATTCCATTTGATTCTGGCATCTTTGAATctataaaaaaaataccttgcTACCAAGACAAGTGGAAACAGCAGACATCATTGGGAGACTAATTTTATTTTAACGTCTTTAAAAGAGAAGCTTACAGTGCTGTCCAAAGTGGAGTCAGGGGAGTGAAGTGCTGAATCTTCCATCTCACCCCAAGCCTTACTGGCTTGTACCAGCCAAGGCAGAAGGTTCGGATGAtgctgggtttttcttttctttttttcctggcagtgtgtttaaaaacaaaacaccaaacctTTCCCTACCACTAGTCCTGTCCCTCCCTCTATGCTGGGACAGGTTGGAGGATTGGTGGAGCTTTGGATCCAGTAGACCCAAATTCATCTGTGCCTCACCCCCACAATGCCCCATTACTGGGGCCTACACTATCTACTGCTGCCTGGGGGGGATATTCTTGTGGTAGCTTTATGCACACAGAGTTCTTGGTGGGGTCCCCTCTGCAATGGCAGAGCTCACCACCACGGGGCAAAGGGGTGCCTCCACTTTATCCTAATGCCCTCCAACAAGCTAGATCTGGGGTTTAAGATTATGTTAGTATTGGCTGTTGtagaatatattttgaaaaagaGTTTCAATTTTGTCTCATACCATTTTTCCTTATCTTGTGTTTTCTCCATTTCCTGTGTCCCAATTTCTAAAGTGCTTTTGGATTTGTTTCCTAGATAAAGGGCATGAAAGACCGCCTGGAGTTCTGGTGCACAGATGTGAAGAGCATGGAAATGTTGGTGGAGCACCAAGCTCACGATATCCTAACATAGAGGACCTTGCACTGGCTGAGGGAATATCTTGTACTGTTGCTGAAAACTGGCAGTGCCCTGACCACTGACTCTGTACTGAATTCTATTAAAAGGGGGGCTAGGGGAGGAAGGGACGAACTACTTTTCTGATGCTTGTACAGAGGACTAAGTGGCCTTTGCTGTATAACCCTTTGGTGCTTGGAGTCGGGAATTCCCTCCTACGCGCTAGCATTTGATTAGCGCTGTCCATGGGAGCTCCCATCCTGCTGACaccaaaggggtgggtggggataaggACTTCATAATGGTGGATTATAATCAGTCTTGGTGTGAGGCTGTTGCAACGGAGGATGCTAGGGGCCTATGTGCTAAAGCAGTGGAGGTCACTAGCTCAACAGTGGGATGGCAGCAGAACTTCCATTTTGCACTTGGTGTGTAAGAAGGAAGGGACACCATCAACCGTTGTCAGGCATTTCTGATGGACgtgggggatggggagagcaTGACCTCCTCCCTGGAACCTGTCTCCTTGCCAGGCCAAAGGCAGCATAACCGAGAACACACACCTCTTTCCCCTAGCCTCCACTATTTTGCAGTAGAGGAAGCTGCTCAATCCCATCAATGAGTTTTCCAGGAATAAAATCATAAATTTAGTGGATTTGTTTTTATATTCTCCTTGGGTTTGCTCTTGTCTTTTATGAACATTTTATCCTGAAGTGTGATGCAGTAAAATAACTGCTGGAATAAACTTCTCTGCCTTCCCTCTTGTGCAGTTCTGTTGGTGTGCTTTTACGCCGCGTCTTGGATTGAGCAGCAGTCCTATTTAAGAAGTCCTAAACTAAGTGTCAAAGTAGTATTTGTACCCTTCAGCCCTTCAGAGATAAATTGAGTTAAAGTAATTATTGCTGATTGTGTCTATGGAAGACATGATTCTGTTCTCGGTGCTCCTGCCGGTCTCTTTCCAGCAATAACGTGATGAGTCTTGACTTGATAAAGGAAGGGGTTATGTAGTGCTATTTTgaaatatgtatatttaaaacGTATCTTCTAAATGCTAAAATTCTAttgaaaaaagcaggatacagtgACTATTAAGTTTTATTTTCTTTAGCTGGGATAGATATCTAAAGACCTGGGCTTATCTGGTAAGGCTTTATCATCAAATATGCTCACCTTCTCTAGCATTCAGCCACAGCCGGGATGTTCACCCATGCTGGACGGGTCCTTTGTCAGGATGACTTTTGACTTGCACATGTGTTGGCTAGTTAACTAAAGCTGTGCTTCTATCCAGATTCCCATTCAGTGTAtgggattggggggtgggggggctggtatgtgtgtggtggtgggataATTACTGTGGTGTAGAGTTTACACCACCAGAGATTTTTCTCTAAATCAGCATTATATGGACTGTTCTGATGGTACAGAACAATTGCTCTTTTAAACACACTATAAGCAATTATAAAGAATTGAATAGCTTGCTTCAAGTAACAAAATCAACAACTGGAATTTACCATAACTATTTGTCATCTGCTAATTTTGCAAGAGGGAAGAGGCTGAGGAAATGCAAGTCACAGGGTAGTTGAACAATCAAGCCTGAAAGTCTGTTAGTCAGCTGCTGCCTTCTGTATGTAGGAGGCTGATGTTTCAAGCAGCCTTCTGACAGCAGCGTCACAGCCTTGCTCCATGATGGTTAACTGAGAGTAATGAAAGATGAGAGGCTGAAGACCACTTCACTCAATAACTCTCATAGGTTGTGTTGGCTGCCTGTGATTTGGATGCGGTGAATTTCTCACTCTTGTATGACTGCATCCCATTTCTGTGAATTCTAGCAAATCATGTGTAGCATATCATTGCGTACCCCACCTGCAATCTGGAATGGTGCAGCCCAGATGGAGGCTTGCTGTCTTTGTGAGAAGTCCAGAGTCACATGTTCCTTGCTGTTTGCAGCCATGAATTTCAGTTAAAAGCTGTCACATTGAGATTGTGTTGAAAAACATGCATTCTGGAGGACTGACAGTACAACCCAATACaagtttaattggaagtaaatctcactgtgtttatggggcttgcttccagataactgtgtgtaggattgcagcctgagtgacTTGTGAAGGCAGTGCTAAATTGAAAAGACAGCTAATTGTATTCTGTTCTTTCTGTTGTGCAATCTCTAGGTTACCTAGATTTAGATTTTAGATTTTCTAAATGAGCTGGGAGAAGAATAAAAATGGTGGGGTTTAATTTGTGTCAGGGCTCATCATGACTGTGCAGTGTGCATTTTCCCTCAGAACTGAACTTATTTGAAAAATCTACACACACCAGGGAATGGCAGAAGGGCTTCAAAGTGAGAGAGTTGTGTTCCCAACATCTCGTTCTAGAAATTAACAATTACTGTTTTAttctcagctttttaaaaacaacaacaacacccacccctATTCCAATAGAGCTTGCTTCTTCTCTagttccattcatttaaatgtggtggggaacatgggtgggctgAATGACCTTTACCTGGCTCTCCACGAACCAGCTGAAGTCAGGTTGGTAGCTGTGTCGCTGCTGTCTAGGGCCCCAGCCCTGCTGCTTGTACACTTTCCCCAGTGAAGCCACCCCAACCGAAGTGGCAGCTGGAGGGATGCTCCAGCTGCAACCTTATCTAGGACACTTCACCTGCCCCATTTCCTCAATGAGATTTTAAATGCAGCTTGTTTTGCAGCAGCTGTTACCAAGGTAAAGAAATTTGGTGTACAGATTTCATTATAGCCCAGGTTGAGGATATCCTATGATTCTCTGGCCGTGcagttttagatttttttaaaaaaaatagaactaaGCAATGTGATAccttgttttctttaaaaggcaACTTTCTAGTCCTTGAGGCTGCAAAGATGAAAGGTGTGGGCAATaccctgtaaggtaagtcagTATTGCTTCCatattgcattgagcagggggttggactcgatggccttataggccccttccaactctactattctatgattctatgtgagcaTGGGTGTCTTGCCTAGGGTAAGCTAGTGAATTTGTGATAGAAGCAACATTTGAACTGGAAGCTATCTAATTCACAGCTTAGTCGCTTAGCCACTCCCATATACCAGCTGAagatttctttccaatttttcttGACACAGATGTTACCATTTGTAGTACAGCATATGCACAGATCTGACTAGCTACTTACACTTTTATATGTGCTAGTGGCTCTATTTGTGAA
This window encodes:
- the PSMD13 gene encoding 26S proteasome non-ATPase regulatory subunit 13, with translation MKDVPGFLQQSQNSGPGQAAVWHRLEELYNKKLWHQLTLQVLDFVQDPCFAQGDGLIKLYENFISEFEHRVNPLSLVEIILHVVRQMTDPNVALTFLEKTREKVKSSDEAVILCKTAIGALKLNIGDLQVTKETIEEVEEMLNNLPGVTSVHSRFYDLSSKYYQTIGNHASYYKDALRFLGCIDVKDLPVSDQQERAFTLGLAGLLGEGVYNFGELLMHPVLESVRDTDRQWLIDTLYAFNSGNVEKFQAFKSAWGQQPDLAANESLLLQKIQLLCLMEMTFTRPANHRQLTFEEIAKSAKVTVNEVELLVMKALSVGLVKGSIDEVDKRVHMTWVQPRVLDLQQIKGMKDRLEFWCTDVKSMEMLVEHQAHDILT